The Streptomyces pactum genome contains a region encoding:
- the murC gene encoding UDP-N-acetylmuramate--L-alanine ligase, which translates to MAPGLPTAMDRPHFIGIGGAGMSGIAKILAQRGAEVAGSDAKESATAEALRALGATVHVGHAAEHLADDATCVVVSSAIREDNPELARAHERGIPVVHRSDALAALMHGLRPIAVAGTHGKTTTTSMLAVSLSELGLNPSYAIGGDLDAPGSNALHGDGEIFVAEADESDRSFHKYAPEVAIVLNVELDHHANYASMAEIHESFETFAGKIVPGGTLVIAADQDGARELTRRLAGSVRTVTYGESEDADVRILSVVPQGLKSEVTVVMDGAELTFAVSVPGRHYAHNAVAALAAGVALGIPAAELATALAAYTGVKRRLQLKGEAAGVQVVDSYAHHPTEMTADLEAMRAAVGDARILVLFQPHLFSRTQELGKEMGRALSLADASVVLDIYPAREDPIPGITSDLIIEAARAAGADVTPVRGKDGAPAVVAGMAKAGDLVLTMGAGDVTDLGPRILDQLSSTGK; encoded by the coding sequence ATGGCACCCGGCCTTCCTACCGCCATGGACCGACCGCACTTCATCGGCATCGGCGGCGCCGGAATGTCGGGCATCGCCAAGATCCTCGCCCAGCGCGGCGCCGAGGTGGCGGGCAGCGACGCCAAGGAGTCCGCGACCGCCGAGGCACTGCGCGCGCTCGGCGCCACCGTGCACGTCGGACACGCGGCGGAGCACCTCGCCGACGACGCGACCTGCGTGGTCGTGTCGTCGGCGATCCGCGAGGACAACCCGGAACTGGCCCGCGCGCACGAACGCGGCATCCCGGTCGTCCACCGCTCGGACGCCTTGGCCGCCCTCATGCACGGTCTGCGCCCGATCGCGGTCGCCGGCACGCACGGCAAGACCACCACCACCTCCATGCTGGCGGTCTCCCTGTCCGAGCTGGGCCTGAACCCGTCGTACGCGATCGGCGGCGACCTGGACGCGCCCGGCTCCAACGCCCTGCACGGCGACGGCGAGATCTTCGTCGCCGAGGCGGACGAGAGCGACCGCAGCTTCCACAAGTACGCCCCCGAGGTCGCCATCGTCCTCAACGTCGAACTCGACCACCACGCCAACTACGCGTCGATGGCCGAGATCCACGAGTCCTTCGAGACCTTCGCCGGCAAGATCGTCCCCGGCGGCACCCTGGTGATCGCCGCCGACCAGGACGGTGCCCGGGAGCTGACGCGGCGGCTGGCCGGGTCGGTGCGGACGGTGACGTACGGGGAGTCCGAGGACGCCGACGTACGGATCCTGTCGGTCGTCCCGCAGGGCCTGAAGAGCGAGGTCACGGTGGTGATGGACGGCGCGGAACTGACCTTCGCGGTCTCCGTCCCCGGCCGCCACTACGCCCACAACGCGGTCGCCGCCCTCGCCGCCGGCGTGGCCCTCGGCATCCCCGCCGCCGAACTCGCCACCGCACTGGCCGCGTACACGGGCGTCAAGCGGCGCCTCCAGCTCAAGGGCGAGGCGGCCGGCGTCCAGGTCGTCGACTCCTACGCGCACCACCCCACCGAGATGACCGCCGACCTGGAGGCCATGCGCGCCGCCGTCGGCGACGCCCGCATCCTGGTCCTCTTCCAGCCGCACCTGTTCTCGCGCACCCAGGAGCTGGGCAAGGAGATGGGCCGGGCCCTGTCGCTGGCGGACGCGTCGGTCGTCCTCGACATCTACCCGGCCCGCGAGGACCCGATCCCGGGCATCACCAGCGACCTGATCATCGAGGCGGCGCGGGCCGCGGGCGCGGACGTCACGCCGGTCCGCGGCAAGGACGGGGCGCCCGCGGTGGTCGCGGGAATGGCGAAGGCCGGTGATCTCGTTCTCACCATGGGCGCGGGCGACGTCACCGACCTCGGACCGCGCATCCTGGACCAGTTGTCGAGCACGGGTAAGTAA